A stretch of the Mycobacterium shigaense genome encodes the following:
- a CDS encoding acyl-CoA dehydrogenase family protein, producing MNFELTDDQQVIRRSVAELAGKFDDQYWMEKDQAHEFPSEFYQAIADGGWLGMTIPTEYGGHGLGITEATILLEEVAKSGGAMNAASSIHLSIFGMQPVVVHGSDDLKARTLPSVATGEVHVCFGVTEPGAGLDTSRITTFAKRDGDRYVVNGRKVWISKAMESSKILLLTRTQSYDEVTKKTDGMTLFLTDLDRSRIDIRPIRKMGRNAVSSNELFIDNLEVPLEDRVGEEGKGFQYILDGLNPERMLIAAEALGIGRVALDKAVKYGNEREVFGRPIGMNQGLQFPLADSLARLDAAELMLRKATWLYDNGKPCGREANTAKYLCADAGFAAADRAMQTHGGMGYAEEYHITRYFREARLMKIAPVSQEMILNFLGSNVLKLPRSY from the coding sequence ATGAATTTCGAGCTGACCGATGACCAGCAGGTGATCCGCAGGTCGGTCGCGGAGCTGGCGGGCAAGTTCGACGACCAGTACTGGATGGAAAAAGACCAGGCGCACGAATTCCCTTCCGAATTCTACCAGGCGATAGCCGACGGCGGCTGGCTGGGAATGACGATCCCGACCGAATACGGCGGCCATGGTCTCGGTATCACCGAAGCCACCATCCTGCTCGAGGAGGTCGCCAAGTCCGGCGGCGCGATGAACGCGGCCAGCTCGATCCACCTGTCCATCTTCGGGATGCAGCCGGTGGTCGTGCACGGCTCCGACGACCTGAAGGCGCGTACGCTGCCCTCGGTGGCGACGGGTGAAGTGCACGTCTGCTTCGGCGTAACCGAACCCGGTGCCGGACTTGATACTTCCCGCATCACGACGTTCGCCAAGCGCGACGGGGACCGCTACGTGGTCAATGGCCGCAAGGTGTGGATCTCCAAGGCGATGGAATCCTCCAAGATCCTGTTGCTGACACGGACCCAGAGCTACGACGAAGTCACGAAGAAGACCGACGGCATGACGCTGTTTCTCACCGACCTCGATCGCAGCCGTATCGACATCCGTCCCATCCGCAAGATGGGCCGCAACGCCGTGAGCTCCAACGAGTTGTTCATCGACAACCTCGAGGTTCCGCTTGAGGACCGAGTCGGGGAGGAGGGCAAGGGATTTCAGTACATCCTGGATGGCCTCAACCCTGAACGCATGCTGATCGCGGCCGAGGCACTGGGCATCGGCCGGGTGGCGCTGGACAAGGCGGTGAAATACGGCAACGAGCGCGAGGTCTTCGGCCGGCCCATCGGCATGAACCAGGGACTGCAGTTCCCGCTCGCGGACTCGCTGGCGCGCCTCGACGCCGCCGAACTGATGTTGCGCAAGGCGACATGGCTGTATGACAACGGCAAACCTTGTGGGCGCGAAGCGAATACGGCAAAGTACCTGTGCGCTGACGCCGGCTTCGCGGCCGCCGACCGGGCGATGCAAACTCACGGCGGCATGGGTTACGCGGAGGAGTACCACATCACCCGCTACTTCCGTGAGGCCCGGCTGATGAAAATCGCACCGGTCAGCCAGGAGATGATTCTCAATTTCCTGGGGTCCAACGTGCTGAAATTGCCGAGGAGCTATTGA
- a CDS encoding amidohydrolase family protein: MNKEDMMLISVDDHTVEPPDMFKNHLPKKYQDDAPRLVHNADGSDMWKFRDTVIPNVALNAVAGRPKEEYGIEPTGLDEIRRGCYDVDERIKDMNAGGILASICFPSFPGFAGRLFATDDHDFSIALVQAYNDWHIDEWCGAYPARFIPMAIPVIWDAEACAAEVRRVSKKGVHALTFTENPAAMGYPSFHDEYWNPLWKALVENDTVMNVHIGSSGRLAITAPDAPMDVMITLQPMNIVQAAADLLWSRPIKEFPDLKVALSEGGTGWIPYFLERADRTYEMHSAWTHQDFKGKLPSEVFRDHFLTCFISDKVGVALRNMIGIDNICWEADYPHSDSMWPGAPEELWDVLSLNNVPDDEINKMTYQNAMRWYSFDPFTHISREQATVGALREAADGHDVSIKAQGHAKDSRGGSSFADFAANAKALSGNKD; the protein is encoded by the coding sequence ATGAACAAAGAAGACATGATGCTGATCAGCGTCGACGATCACACAGTCGAACCGCCGGACATGTTCAAGAACCATCTGCCGAAGAAGTACCAAGACGATGCGCCGCGCCTGGTGCACAACGCCGACGGCTCGGACATGTGGAAGTTCCGTGACACCGTCATTCCCAACGTCGCACTCAACGCCGTCGCCGGCCGGCCGAAGGAGGAGTACGGCATCGAGCCGACGGGGCTCGACGAGATCCGGCGGGGTTGCTACGACGTGGACGAGCGGATCAAGGACATGAACGCCGGCGGCATCCTGGCCTCCATCTGCTTTCCGTCGTTCCCGGGGTTTGCCGGGCGGCTGTTCGCCACCGACGACCACGACTTCTCGATCGCGCTGGTGCAGGCTTACAACGACTGGCACATCGACGAATGGTGTGGCGCCTACCCCGCGCGATTCATTCCGATGGCGATCCCGGTGATCTGGGATGCCGAGGCGTGCGCCGCCGAGGTGCGCCGGGTGTCGAAGAAGGGCGTGCACGCGCTGACCTTCACCGAAAACCCGGCCGCAATGGGCTATCCCAGCTTCCACGACGAGTACTGGAATCCGCTGTGGAAGGCGTTGGTGGAGAACGACACCGTGATGAACGTGCACATTGGCTCCTCGGGGCGGTTGGCCATCACCGCGCCGGACGCCCCGATGGACGTGATGATCACGCTGCAGCCGATGAACATCGTGCAGGCCGCCGCGGACCTGTTGTGGTCGCGTCCCATCAAGGAGTTCCCGGACCTCAAGGTCGCGCTCTCCGAGGGCGGAACCGGCTGGATCCCCTACTTTTTGGAACGCGCCGACCGGACCTACGAGATGCACTCCGCCTGGACGCACCAGGACTTCAAGGGCAAGCTGCCCAGTGAGGTCTTCCGCGACCACTTCCTGACCTGCTTCATCAGCGACAAGGTCGGCGTAGCGCTGCGCAACATGATCGGCATCGACAACATCTGCTGGGAGGCCGACTACCCGCACAGCGACTCAATGTGGCCGGGCGCGCCCGAGGAGCTGTGGGATGTGTTGTCCCTCAACAACGTCCCCGACGACGAGATCAACAAGATGACCTACCAGAACGCGATGCGCTGGTACTCGTTCGACCCGTTCACCCACATTTCACGCGAACAGGCTACGGTCGGTGCGCTGCGCGAGGCCGCCGACGGGCACGACGTGTCTATCAAGGCGCAGGGCCACGCAAAGGACAGCCGGGGCGGCTCGTCCTTTGCGGACTTCGCGGCCAACGCCAAAGCCCTTTCCGGCAACAAGGATTGA